The following proteins are encoded in a genomic region of Corynebacterium atypicum:
- a CDS encoding anchored repeat-type ABC transporter ATP-binding subunit — protein sequence MANLTVDLERVRLSGRDVLHQVRFTAAPGEFIGLLGPNGAGKTTLIRAVLGLIPAEGSAALGSATGRALRALTGYVPQRHEVAWDFPITVAECVLAGRADLRGWWRPTTAADRAARDEALGLADIEAVSERPIGELSGGQRQRVLVARALARKPQLLVLDEPFTGVDTPTTEGLLKLFCRLADSGTTVLMSSHNLGETVDAADRVLLLNRTLIGGDITTPEPWIEAFQVSADSPLLRTVGVA from the coding sequence GTGGCTAATCTGACGGTCGATCTCGAGCGCGTGCGCCTCTCCGGGCGCGACGTACTCCACCAGGTCCGCTTTACCGCGGCCCCCGGCGAGTTCATCGGGCTGCTCGGACCCAACGGGGCGGGCAAGACGACCTTGATCCGCGCGGTCTTGGGGCTCATCCCCGCCGAGGGCTCCGCAGCCTTAGGCAGCGCGACCGGGCGGGCGTTGCGGGCGCTGACCGGCTACGTACCGCAGCGCCACGAGGTGGCCTGGGACTTTCCCATCACCGTGGCGGAATGCGTCCTCGCCGGCCGGGCGGACCTGCGGGGCTGGTGGCGCCCGACCACCGCCGCCGATCGCGCCGCGCGCGACGAGGCTCTTGGCTTGGCAGACATCGAAGCCGTGTCCGAGCGCCCCATCGGCGAGCTTTCCGGCGGCCAGCGCCAGCGCGTGCTGGTGGCTCGCGCACTGGCCAGAAAGCCGCAGCTGTTGGTCCTCGACGAGCCGTTTACCGGGGTAGATACGCCCACCACCGAGGGGCTGCTCAAACTCTTTTGCCGGCTCGCGGACTCCGGCACCACCGTGCTGATGAGCTCCCACAACCTCGGCGAGACTGTCGACGCCGCCGACCGCGTACTGCTGCTCAATCGAACCTTGATTGGCGGCGACATCACCACGCCCGAACCCTGGATCGAGGCCTTCCAGGTCAGCGCGGACTCGCCGCTGCTGCGCACCGTGGGGGTGGCGTAG
- a CDS encoding aspartate kinase, translating to MALIVQKYGGSSLESAERIRNVAERIVATKKKGNDVVVVCSAMGDTTDELLDLASEVSPVPPARELDMLLTAGERISNALVAMAIDSLGAKAQSFTGSQAGVLTTERHGDARIVDVTPGRVREALDKGHICLVAGFQGVNKETRDVTTLGRGGSDTTAVALAAALNADVCEIYSDVDGVYTADPRIVPNAQKLDKISFEEMLELAAVGSKILVLRSVEYARACGVPMRVRSSYSNDPGTLVAGSMEDIPVEEVVLTGVATDKSEAKITVLGIPDTPGKAANVFRALADAEINIDMVLQNVSSLEDGTTDITFTCPRNDGPRAMELLRKLQRDGNWKNVLYDDQIGKVSLIGAGMKSHPGVTADFTEALRDANVNMELISTSEIRISVLIREEHLDKAARALHEKFGLGGDKVAKVYAGTGR from the coding sequence ATGGCGCTGATCGTCCAAAAGTACGGCGGCTCGTCCCTGGAGAGCGCCGAGCGCATTCGCAACGTAGCGGAGCGGATCGTCGCGACTAAGAAGAAGGGCAACGACGTGGTCGTGGTCTGCTCGGCGATGGGGGATACCACCGACGAGCTGCTTGACCTCGCTTCCGAGGTCTCGCCGGTCCCGCCGGCGCGCGAACTCGACATGCTGCTGACCGCAGGCGAGCGCATCTCTAACGCGCTCGTCGCGATGGCCATCGACTCGCTCGGCGCTAAAGCGCAGTCCTTTACCGGCTCGCAGGCCGGGGTTCTTACCACCGAGCGTCACGGCGACGCCCGCATCGTGGACGTGACCCCGGGCCGCGTGCGCGAGGCCCTGGATAAGGGTCATATCTGCCTGGTCGCCGGGTTCCAGGGCGTCAACAAGGAAACCCGCGACGTGACCACGTTGGGGCGCGGCGGCTCGGATACCACCGCGGTGGCGCTCGCCGCCGCGTTGAACGCCGACGTCTGCGAGATCTACTCGGACGTCGACGGCGTGTACACAGCCGACCCGCGCATCGTGCCCAACGCGCAAAAGCTAGACAAGATCTCGTTTGAAGAGATGCTGGAGCTCGCCGCAGTGGGCAGCAAGATTTTGGTGCTCCGCAGCGTCGAGTACGCCCGCGCCTGCGGCGTGCCCATGCGCGTACGATCGTCATACAGCAACGACCCCGGCACGCTCGTTGCCGGTTCGATGGAGGATATTCCCGTGGAAGAAGTAGTCCTGACCGGCGTGGCCACCGACAAGTCCGAGGCCAAGATCACCGTGCTCGGCATCCCGGACACCCCGGGCAAGGCCGCGAACGTGTTCCGCGCGCTCGCTGATGCCGAGATCAACATCGATATGGTGCTGCAGAACGTCTCCTCACTCGAGGACGGCACCACGGACATCACGTTCACCTGCCCGCGTAACGACGGCCCGCGCGCCATGGAGCTGCTGCGCAAGCTGCAACGAGACGGCAACTGGAAGAACGTGCTTTACGACGACCAGATTGGCAAGGTCTCGCTCATCGGCGCCGGCATGAAGTCGCACCCCGGGGTAACCGCAGATTTCACCGAGGCGCTCCGCGATGCGAACGTGAACATGGAGCTGATCTCCACCTCGGAGATCCGCATCTCGGTGCTGATCCGCGAGGAGCACCTGGATAAGGCCGCGCGCGCCCTGCACGAGAAGTTCGGCCTGGGCGGCGACAAGGTGGCCAAGGTCTACGCGGGCACCGGCCGCTAG
- a CDS encoding aspartate-semialdehyde dehydrogenase, with translation MTTIALVGATGQVGRVMRDILEERNFPADKVRFFASARSAGSTLEFRGEDITVEDLAEVTEESVADVDIALFSAGGSTSKKWAPVFAAAGATVVDNSSGWRKDPEVPLIVSEVNPQEAKNAVKGIIANPNCTTMAAMPVLKVLHDAAGLVSLRASSYQAVSGSGLAGVETLAKQVAELGDRNVELAHDGSVLQPDDFGPYVAPIAYNALPMAGSYVDDGSLETDEEQKLRNESRKILGIPELKVSGTCVRIPVFTGHTMSVHAEFSQDITPDEAKALLAEAPGVKVVDVPTPLQAAGIDECLVGRIRQDQAVDGKRGLVFVVAGDNLRKGAALNTVQIAELLV, from the coding sequence ATGACCACTATTGCTCTTGTTGGCGCCACCGGCCAGGTTGGCCGGGTGATGCGAGACATCCTCGAGGAGCGGAACTTCCCGGCCGATAAGGTTCGCTTTTTCGCTTCCGCCCGCTCGGCCGGCAGCACGCTGGAATTCCGCGGCGAGGACATTACCGTCGAGGACTTAGCCGAGGTAACCGAAGAGTCCGTCGCGGACGTGGATATCGCGTTGTTCTCGGCTGGCGGCTCGACGTCGAAGAAGTGGGCGCCGGTGTTCGCGGCGGCGGGCGCCACCGTGGTGGACAACTCGTCTGGCTGGCGTAAGGACCCGGAGGTCCCGCTGATCGTCTCTGAGGTCAATCCCCAGGAGGCGAAGAATGCGGTCAAGGGGATCATCGCCAACCCGAACTGCACCACGATGGCCGCGATGCCGGTGTTGAAGGTGCTGCATGACGCCGCCGGTTTGGTCAGCCTGCGCGCCTCGTCCTACCAAGCAGTCTCCGGGTCAGGCCTGGCCGGTGTGGAGACCTTAGCCAAGCAGGTCGCCGAGCTGGGCGACCGCAACGTCGAGCTGGCTCATGATGGCTCGGTGCTCCAGCCGGACGACTTCGGCCCCTACGTGGCGCCGATCGCCTATAACGCGCTGCCGATGGCGGGCAGCTACGTCGACGACGGCTCGCTGGAGACGGACGAGGAGCAGAAGCTGCGCAACGAGTCGCGCAAGATTCTGGGCATCCCGGAGCTGAAGGTCTCGGGCACCTGCGTGCGCATCCCGGTCTTCACCGGACACACGATGTCCGTGCACGCCGAGTTCTCCCAGGACATCACCCCGGATGAGGCCAAGGCACTGCTTGCCGAAGCCCCGGGGGTCAAGGTTGTGGACGTCCCGACGCCGTTGCAGGCCGCGGGCATCGATGAGTGCCTGGTCGGGCGCATCCGTCAGGACCAGGCCGTGGACGGCAAGCGCGGGCTTGTGTTCGTGGTCGCCGGCGATAACCTGCGCAAAGGCGCGGCGCTGAACACCGTCCAGATCGCGGAGCTGTTGGTCTAG
- a CDS encoding anchored repeat ABC transporter, substrate-binding protein, whose protein sequence is MKKAARTAGSCVAVALTLSVGLAGCAAPEDVAQRGDGVMDVAATTSIIADLACNVVGPDARVTSLIPPGADPHSYEPRLRDVRAVANADVILANHLLLEDQAMMSTVRNSAPAGVEVTELAEASERYGASLQPMIEDLSLDTPWLGARAEKPRQVPRPAGGEPGAAAASQNSGQVVDLVLTDFSGPGDMAAYITGAFGTPQVNMSTENGVDDRDVIRLPAGAHTHMSWAFTKPGRYQAVFEARDGDAVLARGEVDFAVGVDPGPAAITTGHWDISFEPDSGRLGVRGDDGLLHHGAVEVPGRALQQVPAQPAYRFLSRPGTEVYVLPQAVLGKHVHGEIDPHVWHDPANMRAMVQVIRDAVSARDPRNAQRYAANADAYLAQIDEVDAFVREQIDSLPADRKNLVTTHDGYSYLGRRYGLNIAGFVSPNPAVQPSARDMVALTRTLEGLKVPAVFLEPAQAARPGPLSEVAGDLGVQICTIHGDALGPDVPTYLDLMKTNAKEISECLR, encoded by the coding sequence ATGAAGAAGGCCGCCCGTACCGCAGGCAGCTGCGTCGCGGTGGCCCTGACGCTTTCCGTGGGTCTGGCCGGCTGCGCCGCGCCCGAGGACGTCGCCCAGCGCGGCGATGGCGTGATGGATGTGGCGGCCACGACGTCGATCATCGCTGACCTTGCGTGCAACGTCGTCGGCCCCGACGCTCGCGTGACCAGCCTCATCCCCCCGGGGGCGGACCCGCACTCCTACGAGCCGCGGCTGCGCGACGTGCGCGCTGTGGCCAACGCGGACGTGATTCTGGCCAACCACCTGCTGCTCGAGGATCAGGCGATGATGAGCACGGTGCGCAACTCCGCGCCGGCGGGCGTGGAGGTCACCGAACTCGCCGAGGCCTCCGAGCGCTACGGGGCGAGCCTGCAGCCGATGATCGAGGACCTTTCCCTAGACACACCCTGGCTGGGCGCGCGCGCAGAGAAGCCGCGCCAGGTTCCCCGCCCCGCTGGGGGCGAGCCGGGCGCCGCGGCGGCTTCGCAAAACAGCGGGCAGGTGGTGGACCTGGTGCTCACGGACTTTAGCGGGCCCGGCGATATGGCCGCCTACATCACCGGCGCCTTTGGTACCCCGCAGGTGAACATGAGCACCGAAAACGGGGTGGATGACCGCGACGTGATCCGGCTTCCCGCCGGCGCGCACACGCACATGAGCTGGGCCTTTACAAAGCCGGGCCGCTACCAGGCGGTGTTCGAGGCGCGCGACGGAGACGCCGTGCTGGCCCGCGGCGAGGTAGATTTTGCCGTCGGCGTCGATCCGGGGCCGGCGGCGATTACCACCGGGCACTGGGACATCAGCTTCGAGCCGGACTCGGGCCGGCTGGGTGTGCGCGGCGACGACGGCCTCTTGCACCACGGCGCGGTGGAGGTCCCGGGCCGCGCGTTACAGCAGGTGCCCGCCCAGCCCGCGTACCGCTTCTTGAGCCGGCCGGGCACCGAGGTGTACGTGTTGCCCCAGGCGGTGCTGGGCAAGCACGTCCACGGCGAGATCGATCCGCACGTCTGGCACGACCCGGCCAACATGCGCGCAATGGTTCAGGTGATTCGCGACGCCGTCTCAGCCCGCGATCCGCGCAACGCGCAGCGCTACGCCGCCAACGCGGACGCCTACCTGGCCCAGATCGACGAGGTAGACGCCTTCGTGCGCGAGCAGATCGACTCGCTGCCCGCAGACCGCAAGAACCTGGTGACCACCCACGACGGCTACAGCTACCTGGGCCGGCGCTACGGGCTGAACATCGCGGGCTTTGTCAGCCCCAACCCGGCGGTACAGCCCAGCGCGCGCGACATGGTGGCGCTAACTCGCACCCTGGAAGGGCTGAAGGTGCCGGCGGTCTTCTTGGAGCCGGCACAGGCGGCGCGCCCGGGCCCACTTTCCGAGGTCGCCGGCGACCTGGGCGTGCAAATCTGCACGATCCACGGCGACGCCCTGGGCCCGGATGTACCTACTTACCTCGACTTGATGAAAACCAACGCTAAGGAAATCTCCGAATGCCTGCGCTAA
- a CDS encoding YkvI family membrane protein, whose product MWKRVLGISMALVGLIVGAGFASGQEMLQYFVAFGTQGLWGLIIAAVIMVIGSIAMMQLGSYLLADEHTVVFNKMTHPVLAWVLDIATIATLFGVGFVMFAGGGSNLNQKFDLPLWVGTVIMLVLVLGAGMLDIKKVSAVIGTITPFSILFIVIASVYTFATADWDVAANDAFARANVDPAMNWWWLSALNYVGFCLIVAVSMAIVIAGANADTRAAGWGGLLGGSIYALLLAGSTLTLFLSVRDVAGDDLPMLTVVDNIHPWLGYAMAIVIYLMIFNTAIGMFYAMAKRITRHRPEWFRGVFIVGTLIGFGFGFLPFADLVGIVYPALGWAGIVLAFTLATAYARYCAASSTPSRNSRAQTPAN is encoded by the coding sequence ATGTGGAAACGAGTATTAGGCATCTCGATGGCGTTGGTCGGACTCATCGTCGGTGCAGGATTCGCCTCCGGCCAAGAGATGCTGCAGTACTTCGTGGCATTCGGCACCCAGGGGCTGTGGGGCCTGATCATCGCGGCCGTCATCATGGTCATCGGCTCCATAGCGATGATGCAGCTCGGCAGCTATCTACTCGCCGACGAGCACACGGTGGTGTTCAACAAGATGACCCACCCGGTCCTGGCCTGGGTACTCGACATCGCAACCATCGCCACACTCTTCGGCGTGGGCTTCGTCATGTTCGCCGGCGGCGGCTCCAACCTGAACCAGAAGTTCGACCTGCCGCTGTGGGTGGGCACCGTCATCATGCTCGTGCTCGTCCTCGGCGCTGGCATGCTGGACATCAAGAAGGTCTCTGCCGTCATCGGCACCATCACGCCGTTTTCGATCCTGTTCATCGTGATCGCCAGCGTCTATACGTTCGCCACGGCCGACTGGGACGTCGCGGCCAACGACGCCTTCGCCCGGGCCAACGTGGACCCGGCGATGAATTGGTGGTGGCTGTCCGCCCTCAACTACGTGGGCTTCTGCCTCATCGTGGCGGTGTCGATGGCCATCGTCATCGCCGGCGCGAATGCTGACACGCGCGCGGCCGGCTGGGGCGGGCTGCTCGGCGGCTCCATCTATGCGCTCCTGCTGGCCGGCTCGACCCTGACGCTATTCTTGAGCGTGCGCGACGTCGCCGGCGACGACCTGCCCATGCTCACCGTGGTAGATAACATCCACCCCTGGCTGGGCTACGCCATGGCCATAGTCATTTACCTGATGATCTTCAACACGGCCATCGGCATGTTCTACGCCATGGCCAAGCGAATCACCCGCCACCGGCCCGAGTGGTTCCGCGGGGTATTCATCGTGGGCACGCTGATCGGCTTCGGGTTCGGGTTCCTACCGTTCGCCGACCTGGTCGGCATCGTCTACCCCGCGCTCGGCTGGGCGGGCATCGTCTTGGCCTTCACCCTGGCGACCGCGTACGCACGCTATTGCGCCGCAAGCTCGACCCCGAGCAGAAATTCACGCGCGCAGACGCCCGCAAACTGA
- a CDS encoding choice-of-anchor M domain-containing protein gives MTATIPAWAITFDSGHIDAFNVTADSPTSLTLDLKEDITGSSVRQAPEDVVISVGPHAYTEATTSVPGVERPTWFLPLTQASDLPWPGWDTNGVKAQGFNTIDITFNSVTGPGNVFIYTNNTFGQAEPVLYDGSAWLTTGSVLRQENPGHVHANWAFDTPGTYQMVVTASGVNEEGQEVTSNSATYTFEVDPEAAGEAGTGGGGEKAAGAPGAPGTPGAGDAPGAPGASKASSSAHSPHTSLVSTQKSLLGLTYRSWTLLVIACILCAAGSGLFIYQRRQEKAQQAAGEAAGTGTTDASTADAAQPAPGTATAASAGPAPTQGPADPPTQTFEQQR, from the coding sequence GTGACCGCCACGATCCCCGCGTGGGCAATCACGTTCGATTCCGGGCACATCGACGCCTTCAACGTCACCGCTGATTCACCCACCAGCCTCACCCTGGACCTCAAAGAGGACATCACCGGATCGTCCGTGCGCCAGGCACCCGAGGACGTGGTAATCTCCGTCGGCCCGCACGCCTACACCGAGGCCACGACCAGCGTCCCCGGCGTGGAGCGACCCACCTGGTTCCTGCCGCTAACCCAGGCCTCCGACCTACCCTGGCCGGGTTGGGACACCAACGGCGTTAAGGCGCAGGGTTTTAACACTATTGACATCACTTTTAACTCAGTAACCGGGCCGGGCAACGTCTTCATCTACACCAACAACACGTTCGGCCAGGCAGAGCCCGTGCTTTACGACGGCTCCGCGTGGCTCACCACCGGCTCGGTACTCCGCCAGGAAAACCCGGGCCACGTGCACGCTAACTGGGCGTTCGACACGCCCGGCACCTACCAGATGGTGGTGACGGCCAGCGGCGTGAATGAGGAAGGCCAGGAGGTGACCTCGAACAGCGCCACTTACACCTTTGAGGTGGACCCGGAGGCCGCGGGCGAGGCAGGCACGGGCGGGGGCGGCGAGAAAGCCGCTGGCGCCCCAGGCGCACCCGGCACACCAGGCGCAGGAGACGCCCCGGGCGCACCCGGGGCGTCGAAGGCGAGCAGCTCGGCGCACTCGCCGCACACCTCGCTGGTAAGCACTCAGAAGTCGCTTCTGGGGCTCACCTACCGCTCCTGGACGCTCCTAGTGATCGCCTGCATCCTGTGCGCGGCCGGCAGCGGGCTGTTCATCTACCAACGCCGCCAGGAAAAGGCGCAGCAAGCAGCCGGGGAGGCCGCAGGCACAGGGACTACTGACGCAAGCACTGCCGACGCCGCGCAGCCTGCCCCGGGCACCGCGACCGCCGCCAGCGCGGGCCCCGCCCCCACGCAAGGCCCCGCTGACCCGCCTACCCAGACCTTCGAGCAGCAGCGATGA
- a CDS encoding choice-of-anchor M domain-containing protein translates to MPALTDLFALFRPAAAPAAAPGGSVSASSTGAGASTPANVSRRAARPEAAARTLRACAAAVCATGLAALSPALAAAQALDPALEQTVEPDEAVVSGQAHVIDSGHVDFGPMIDADGQLKLLARDDSGVEPVWRDLNDVIFEVSDAAQLTLPDDDAYSFTGAEPGETAWVLPQTEAAGVPWLGWNTQAPSLEGHVSTGVTLELVEHRGEGTHALFLQSGGVSAPEVLWTSKKPDGIFAELGTHTHANWTFTQPGYHELIVRASFDTPEGEHMSAEAPLRFAISADPAGWQEPTVTQQDGSGWLSWVLIGAAVVVGAIIVIVVVRRRG, encoded by the coding sequence ATGCCTGCGCTAACTGACTTATTCGCCCTGTTCCGCCCTGCCGCTGCCCCGGCTGCCGCCCCGGGTGGCTCCGTAAGTGCGTCTTCTACGGGCGCGGGCGCCTCGACCCCCGCGAACGTGTCACGGCGTGCGGCCCGGCCCGAGGCGGCAGCCCGCACGCTGCGCGCCTGCGCCGCCGCCGTGTGCGCGACCGGACTTGCCGCGCTGAGCCCCGCGCTGGCCGCGGCGCAGGCCCTCGACCCAGCCCTGGAGCAGACCGTCGAGCCAGACGAGGCCGTGGTTTCTGGCCAGGCACACGTGATCGACTCCGGGCACGTGGACTTTGGCCCCATGATCGACGCGGACGGCCAGCTGAAACTGCTGGCCCGCGACGATTCCGGCGTAGAACCGGTCTGGCGAGACCTCAACGACGTGATATTCGAGGTGTCCGACGCCGCCCAGCTGACCTTGCCAGACGACGACGCCTACTCGTTTACCGGCGCCGAGCCCGGCGAGACCGCCTGGGTGCTACCGCAGACGGAGGCCGCCGGCGTGCCCTGGCTGGGGTGGAACACCCAGGCGCCCTCCCTGGAAGGTCACGTGTCTACCGGCGTGACCCTGGAGCTAGTCGAGCACCGCGGCGAGGGCACCCACGCGCTCTTCTTGCAAAGCGGCGGGGTGTCCGCACCGGAGGTTTTGTGGACGTCCAAGAAGCCGGACGGCATCTTCGCCGAACTGGGCACCCACACCCACGCGAACTGGACGTTCACCCAGCCGGGCTATCACGAGCTGATCGTCCGCGCCTCCTTTGACACCCCCGAAGGCGAGCACATGAGCGCGGAGGCGCCCTTACGCTTTGCCATCTCAGCCGACCCTGCCGGGTGGCAGGAGCCTACCGTGACCCAGCAGGATGGATCCGGCTGGCTGTCGTGGGTGCTCATCGGCGCGGCCGTGGTCGTGGGCGCGATCATCGTGATCGTGGTGGTGCGCCGACGTGGCTAA
- a CDS encoding choice-of-anchor M domain-containing protein: MVWQVGGTKPNPKGLGDVVEAYNASTVGEGLANPTFSIAPHQPVENDVPGADKLTDLVFDSGDASNDGHAVFFIDGYYLAEVRLENGKAVWPEMIGSYSSDFQVAYIPASHGARWVSEPLKYDRTMDSAETKKLGEWPKQVTKDVPEPFDNNDYEVSDPQVTISAQEVDIPAEGEMESFSAEEGDEGGAGEEEEEYTEKGLSLTVTPADPRVTARVIGYGLDADGDHCSDIAFTSNPDMRTRVFSAGSNCTTLKLSVIPNSQSSVGGANLDLKVGEDRTVKLTKEGVDKPVLQVGKDEHAGGGEGVDEGSEKLQPGEDENSEGDETEGGVPGGEKKPAPEKEASQAIDGRFHIDRGHVDFGPVLEDGELAFRIGDDSGLEKRERVYREPDKTALVVGNDRRREVNGHMKKLDFLPQGQKIYLMSQTQAGNELWPGFSTEHAGDKAYDIQLRPKSHPEGANWWAWTSNNTQASVAEWIGGSDKGTTVLSGERAMHVHNNWAFTKPGIYEIEMRAVEHGTESGGTDWETIRFIVGNTCKPGDSPELKPGKDQEKPRPQNPGKKKPGNNQGGSLPGNGGDSNSGVAPNPGAGLNPDAGLNPDGGARVGEQVEISQGHIDLGPVGTSSKADFMLADESNQHGTGKINRKPSDVTMVVGNEFAHRLTDSDVEGALGFLGAPGQVIHLVGQTQQGNQLWPGFSTQHAGGDPWDIEISPESGPGQWYAFLTDGFGSATHVADSSGTAVFSKPNPHHTHVNWAFTEPGTYTMQMRATNQNNPSVTTEWETVTFRVAGGDVAAAADENAAHAPGNLTGAAPAAPAAGAGAKKAAGAAGKAGGAKPAGAAASGARSGGASGAAGAAGKPGGAKSPGAKAAGAKGAPGAPDAKGAKEAKKAGKAAKAKPKAAAASNAASQHTWRDTAANVVSALLSAVGAGLGGVALYRRFF; encoded by the coding sequence ATGGTCTGGCAGGTTGGCGGCACCAAGCCGAATCCAAAGGGCCTGGGCGACGTGGTGGAGGCTTACAATGCCTCCACTGTGGGCGAGGGGCTGGCCAACCCGACCTTTAGCATCGCCCCGCACCAGCCGGTAGAAAACGATGTGCCCGGCGCGGACAAACTCACCGACCTAGTCTTCGACTCGGGCGATGCGTCCAACGACGGCCACGCGGTCTTTTTCATCGACGGCTATTACCTGGCCGAGGTGCGGCTGGAAAACGGCAAGGCCGTCTGGCCGGAGATGATTGGTTCTTATAGCTCCGACTTCCAGGTGGCCTACATCCCCGCCAGCCACGGCGCGCGCTGGGTGTCCGAGCCGCTGAAATACGACCGCACCATGGATTCTGCTGAAACCAAGAAGCTGGGTGAGTGGCCCAAGCAGGTTACCAAGGATGTGCCGGAACCGTTTGATAACAACGATTATGAGGTCTCTGACCCGCAGGTGACCATCTCCGCCCAGGAAGTGGATATTCCGGCCGAAGGTGAGATGGAGTCCTTCTCCGCAGAGGAAGGCGACGAAGGCGGAGCGGGAGAGGAAGAAGAGGAATACACGGAAAAGGGACTCTCCCTTACCGTCACCCCGGCGGATCCGCGCGTGACTGCGCGCGTGATCGGCTACGGCCTCGACGCGGACGGCGACCACTGCTCGGATATCGCTTTCACCTCGAATCCGGACATGCGCACGCGTGTCTTCTCCGCAGGCAGCAACTGCACCACCCTGAAGCTTTCCGTCATTCCTAACTCGCAGTCCTCGGTCGGCGGGGCCAACCTCGACCTGAAGGTGGGCGAGGACCGGACTGTCAAGCTCACCAAGGAAGGCGTGGATAAGCCCGTCCTGCAGGTCGGCAAAGACGAACATGCCGGCGGCGGTGAAGGCGTAGACGAGGGCAGCGAGAAGCTGCAGCCTGGCGAAGATGAGAATTCCGAAGGCGACGAGACCGAGGGCGGCGTCCCCGGTGGAGAGAAAAAGCCGGCGCCCGAGAAAGAAGCCTCGCAGGCTATCGACGGTCGCTTCCACATCGACCGCGGCCACGTTGACTTCGGCCCAGTGCTCGAAGACGGCGAGCTAGCTTTCCGCATCGGCGACGACTCTGGGCTGGAAAAGCGGGAGCGGGTGTACCGAGAGCCCGACAAGACCGCATTGGTCGTGGGCAATGACCGCCGCCGGGAAGTAAATGGCCACATGAAGAAACTGGACTTCCTGCCCCAGGGGCAGAAGATCTACCTGATGTCCCAGACCCAGGCAGGAAACGAGCTGTGGCCCGGGTTCTCCACCGAGCACGCCGGAGATAAGGCCTACGACATCCAGCTTCGCCCCAAGTCCCACCCGGAGGGGGCAAACTGGTGGGCCTGGACGTCCAATAACACCCAGGCCAGCGTGGCCGAATGGATCGGCGGCTCGGATAAGGGAACCACGGTGCTTTCGGGCGAACGCGCGATGCACGTGCACAACAACTGGGCCTTCACCAAGCCGGGCATCTATGAGATCGAGATGCGCGCGGTAGAGCACGGCACCGAGTCCGGCGGCACCGACTGGGAGACGATCCGCTTCATTGTGGGCAACACCTGCAAGCCGGGTGACAGCCCGGAGCTGAAGCCGGGCAAGGACCAGGAAAAGCCGAGGCCGCAAAATCCCGGTAAGAAGAAGCCCGGCAACAACCAGGGCGGTTCTCTGCCCGGTAACGGCGGAGACTCCAACTCTGGCGTTGCCCCGAACCCCGGCGCCGGCCTGAACCCTGACGCCGGTTTGAACCCCGATGGCGGCGCCCGCGTGGGTGAGCAGGTGGAGATCTCTCAGGGCCACATTGACTTGGGCCCCGTGGGCACCTCGAGCAAGGCCGACTTCATGCTCGCCGACGAGTCCAACCAGCACGGCACTGGCAAGATCAACCGCAAGCCGAGCGATGTGACCATGGTCGTGGGCAACGAGTTCGCCCACCGGCTGACTGATAGCGATGTGGAGGGCGCTCTGGGCTTCCTCGGCGCCCCCGGGCAGGTGATCCACCTGGTTGGCCAGACCCAGCAGGGCAACCAGCTCTGGCCGGGCTTTTCCACCCAGCACGCCGGCGGAGACCCGTGGGACATTGAGATCTCCCCGGAGTCTGGGCCCGGCCAGTGGTATGCGTTCTTGACTGACGGCTTCGGATCGGCCACCCACGTGGCGGACTCGAGCGGCACCGCGGTGTTCTCGAAGCCGAATCCGCACCACACGCACGTCAACTGGGCGTTCACCGAGCCCGGTACGTACACGATGCAGATGCGCGCCACCAACCAGAACAACCCCTCAGTGACCACCGAGTGGGAGACTGTGACCTTCCGGGTCGCTGGCGGGGATGTGGCCGCAGCCGCAGACGAGAACGCCGCGCACGCGCCGGGCAACCTCACCGGTGCAGCCCCCGCTGCGCCGGCTGCCGGCGCGGGTGCTAAGAAGGCCGCCGGGGCCGCGGGCAAGGCTGGCGGAGCCAAGCCCGCGGGCGCGGCCGCAAGCGGGGCTCGCTCCGGCGGAGCCAGTGGCGCGGCCGGTGCCGCGGGTAAGCCCGGTGGGGCTAAGTCCCCGGGAGCCAAGGCCGCCGGGGCGAAGGGTGCGCCCGGGGCCCCGGATGCCAAGGGAGCTAAGGAGGCGAAGAAAGCCGGCAAAGCGGCGAAGGCTAAGCCCAAGGCGGCTGCTGCGTCGAACGCCGCTAGCCAGCACACGTGGCGCGACACGGCCGCCAACGTGGTCTCCGCGTTGTTGTCTGCCGTGGGCGCGGGCCTGGGTGGGGTTGCGCTCTACCGCAGGTTCTTCTAG